The Devosia sp. A16 genome includes a window with the following:
- a CDS encoding cold-shock protein, translating to MIEGTVKFFNTTKGFGFIQPNDGSKDAFVHISAVERSGLSTLNEGQKVSYELQTGRDGKVSATNLRSL from the coding sequence ATGATCGAAGGCACCGTCAAGTTCTTCAACACCACCAAAGGCTTCGGCTTCATTCAGCCGAACGACGGCTCGAAGGACGCGTTTGTCCATATCTCGGCAGTCGAACGTTCCGGCCTCTCGACCCTCAACGAGGGACAGAAGGTCAGCTACGAGCTGCAGACCGGCCGCGACGGCAAGGTCTCGGCGACCAATCTGCGGTCGCTCTGA
- a CDS encoding FG-GAP-like repeat-containing protein translates to MDPLCTLVATIGLGMCTPGTATAYFVDVSAAALPAKPGSPNAMAAGAADLDGDGDLDLAIAIEYGTNRVLFNDGAGRFGEGVLAGPGGDHEDVAIADCDLDGDLDLVFVGEDDQVVGYHRNDGSAGFTDISDRLPNRATSNTVVAADLDGDGDDDLVTANAGPDFVWVNNGADGFADESATRLPHHDGVSQDIAAGDVDGDGDIDLAFGNEDRNRLYLNDGAGVFTEAELPLRSTPE, encoded by the coding sequence ATGGATCCACTTTGCACCCTGGTTGCAACCATCGGCCTCGGCATGTGCACGCCGGGAACGGCAACTGCCTACTTCGTGGACGTCTCGGCCGCCGCCCTGCCCGCCAAGCCCGGCTCCCCCAATGCCATGGCCGCTGGCGCCGCCGACCTCGACGGCGATGGTGATCTCGACCTGGCTATCGCCATCGAGTACGGCACCAATCGCGTACTGTTCAACGACGGTGCCGGCCGCTTCGGCGAGGGCGTTCTGGCCGGCCCGGGCGGCGACCACGAGGACGTGGCCATTGCCGATTGCGATCTCGACGGCGATCTGGACCTGGTGTTCGTCGGCGAAGACGACCAGGTGGTCGGCTATCACCGCAACGACGGATCGGCCGGTTTCACCGATATCTCGGACCGCCTTCCCAACCGCGCCACCTCCAACACGGTGGTTGCCGCGGACCTCGACGGCGATGGCGATGACGACCTTGTCACTGCCAATGCCGGACCCGATTTCGTCTGGGTCAACAACGGCGCCGATGGCTTTGCCGACGAGAGCGCAACCCGCCTGCCCCATCACGATGGCGTCAGCCAGGATATCGCTGCCGGGGACGTGGATGGCGATGGCGACATCGACCTGGCGTTCGGCAACGAGGACCGGAACCGGCTTTACCTGAACGATGGCGCGGGCGTCTTCACCGAAGCGGAGCTGCCGCTGCGCTCCACGCCCGAATAA
- a CDS encoding glycine zipper domain-containing protein yields MRKVLSIAVVLAGAMTLTACSTTEKTASTGAIAGAVIGGVSTGTVGGALVGATVGGISGAVAGELIGRYREDPTKCVWEDRNGRRYLAPCSPNG; encoded by the coding sequence ATGCGTAAAGTTCTATCCATCGCCGTGGTTCTGGCCGGGGCGATGACGCTCACGGCGTGCTCGACCACCGAGAAGACTGCCAGCACCGGCGCGATTGCCGGCGCGGTCATCGGTGGCGTGTCGACGGGTACCGTCGGTGGCGCGTTGGTCGGTGCGACCGTCGGCGGCATCAGCGGCGCGGTGGCCGGCGAGCTCATTGGTCGCTATCGCGAGGACCCGACCAAGTGTGTCTGGGAAGACCGCAACGGTCGTCGTTACCTGGCGCCGTGCTCGCCGAACGGCTGA
- a CDS encoding flagellar motor protein MotB, translated as MARNEQTIIIKKVKRASHAHHGGAWKIAYADFVTAMMAFFLLLWLISMTTPEQKKGLADYFAPPNVSENSSGAGGVMGGLAFSEDGAKIAVESNKDALTAPESSEAGPKMESRGGIAEIGGSQYDAVRASNVTLESRSNADYHAAAASIRQAWQSLPDITKIADNLLVRETENGLDIEIMDQEGRPMFPEGSKYPYEATRKAIAALAPILQKLSNQITISGHTAAGAVYDNPRYGAWDLSSDRANAVRAILGEFGLSDDRIRAVNGSATSEPLFPNDPYLAGNGRVQITVRYEAPPVPAGLKP; from the coding sequence ATGGCGCGCAACGAACAGACCATCATCATCAAGAAGGTCAAGCGGGCCAGCCACGCACACCATGGCGGCGCCTGGAAGATCGCCTATGCCGACTTCGTGACCGCCATGATGGCGTTCTTCCTGCTGTTGTGGCTGATCAGCATGACCACGCCGGAGCAGAAGAAGGGCCTCGCCGACTATTTTGCTCCGCCCAATGTCAGCGAGAACAGCAGCGGCGCCGGAGGCGTCATGGGCGGCCTGGCCTTCTCCGAGGACGGCGCCAAGATTGCTGTTGAATCCAACAAGGACGCGCTGACGGCGCCGGAGAGCAGCGAGGCCGGGCCCAAGATGGAATCCCGCGGCGGCATCGCCGAGATTGGCGGCAGCCAATACGACGCCGTACGCGCCTCCAACGTGACGCTCGAATCGCGCTCCAACGCCGATTATCACGCGGCCGCAGCCAGCATTCGCCAGGCCTGGCAGTCCCTGCCCGACATCACCAAGATCGCTGACAACCTCCTGGTGCGCGAGACCGAGAACGGCCTCGATATCGAGATCATGGATCAGGAGGGGCGGCCGATGTTCCCCGAGGGATCGAAATATCCATACGAGGCCACCCGCAAGGCCATCGCGGCCCTGGCCCCCATCCTGCAAAAGCTCTCCAACCAGATCACCATCTCCGGCCACACTGCAGCAGGCGCGGTCTACGACAACCCGCGTTACGGCGCCTGGGACCTCTCGAGCGACCGAGCCAATGCGGTCCGCGCCATCCTCGGCGAATTCGGTCTCTCGGACGATCGCATCCGGGCGGTGAACGGCAGCGCCACCTCCGAACCGCTGTTTCCCAACGATCCCTATCTCGCCGGGAACGGCCGCGTACAGATCACCGTGCGCTACGAAGCGCCGCCGGTGCCGGCCGGGCTGAAGCCCTGA
- a CDS encoding phosphopantetheine-binding protein, protein MMEAEARRLIVEALHHTARSFNNPAVSERLQAADGDLELAELELDSLDLVEWSVEIEKQTGAALDTADLAAAKRLSDVVRTVMAKTG, encoded by the coding sequence ATGATGGAAGCTGAAGCGCGACGCCTGATCGTTGAGGCGCTGCACCACACCGCGAGGTCGTTCAACAATCCCGCCGTCTCGGAGCGGTTGCAGGCCGCCGATGGCGATCTGGAACTGGCTGAACTCGAACTCGACAGCCTCGACCTCGTGGAATGGAGCGTCGAAATCGAGAAGCAGACGGGCGCCGCGCTCGATACGGCGGACCTGGCCGCGGCGAAGCGGCTATCGGATGTGGTCAGGACCGTGATGGCGAAAACTGGCTGA
- a CDS encoding MATE family efflux transporter, whose protein sequence is MNEPTTVPVAGTDASISANGWATELRASFALAWPLIVAQLAQNLLFTTDVVLMGWLGPKYLAAATLAGAFLVPFQLTGIGIVGAVAPLVAQARGRGDIKAVRRIVRQGFWVAILVATLLVPIVLSIRPIYLAIGQDPEVTALAESYMFAGFWMLYPALGIMVVRSFLSAFAATRVILVVTLIGVLVNALLAYTLIFGHFGFPRLELRGAALATGLVNVVMFLCLLGYVTTHRKLKRFHILARFFKPDWPRFFEILKVGLPIGLTVAAEVGLFSVAAILMGRLGTNETAAHAVALQLASTAFMVPLGLGMAATVRVGLAYGRGDAEGVRLAGWTAIVMGTGFMALTATLFLAIPHALVTIFLDSSDPANATALMLAATYLGIAGIFQLADGAQVVAAHSLRGLSDTRTPMLLAIFGYWCVGLPTAYVLGFVLDLRGVGVWLGLATGLAFVAILLVSRFALRGRLRLMKPSAV, encoded by the coding sequence ATGAACGAGCCGACGACGGTGCCGGTAGCCGGCACCGATGCTTCAATTTCTGCCAACGGATGGGCAACTGAGCTTCGCGCCAGCTTCGCGTTGGCCTGGCCATTGATCGTCGCGCAGCTGGCGCAGAACCTGCTGTTCACCACCGATGTGGTGCTGATGGGCTGGCTCGGTCCGAAATACCTCGCCGCCGCCACCCTCGCCGGCGCCTTCCTGGTGCCATTCCAGCTGACCGGTATCGGCATTGTCGGTGCGGTGGCGCCTCTGGTGGCGCAGGCCCGCGGACGCGGTGACATCAAGGCGGTGCGCCGCATCGTGCGCCAGGGTTTCTGGGTCGCCATCCTCGTAGCGACGCTCCTGGTGCCGATCGTTCTCAGCATCCGGCCGATCTATCTCGCGATCGGCCAGGACCCCGAAGTCACGGCCCTGGCCGAGAGCTACATGTTCGCCGGATTCTGGATGCTTTACCCGGCACTCGGCATCATGGTGGTGCGCTCGTTCCTTTCGGCGTTTGCCGCAACGCGCGTCATCCTGGTCGTCACGCTGATCGGCGTGCTGGTCAATGCGCTGCTCGCCTACACGCTGATCTTCGGCCATTTCGGCTTCCCGCGCCTTGAACTGCGCGGTGCGGCGCTCGCCACCGGCCTCGTCAACGTGGTGATGTTCCTTTGCCTGCTGGGATATGTAACGACACACCGCAAGCTGAAGCGCTTCCACATCCTGGCGCGCTTCTTCAAACCCGACTGGCCGCGCTTTTTCGAGATCCTCAAGGTCGGGCTGCCGATCGGACTTACCGTCGCGGCGGAAGTCGGGCTGTTCTCGGTCGCCGCCATCCTGATGGGCCGGCTCGGCACCAACGAGACAGCCGCGCATGCCGTGGCGCTGCAGCTGGCGTCGACTGCCTTCATGGTGCCGCTCGGGCTCGGCATGGCCGCCACGGTGCGGGTCGGCCTCGCTTATGGTCGCGGCGACGCCGAGGGCGTGCGGCTTGCCGGCTGGACCGCGATCGTCATGGGCACCGGTTTCATGGCGCTGACCGCGACGCTGTTCCTCGCCATCCCGCACGCGCTGGTGACGATCTTCCTCGACAGTTCCGACCCGGCCAACGCCACGGCGCTGATGCTCGCCGCCACCTATCTCGGCATCGCCGGCATCTTCCAGCTGGCCGACGGCGCACAGGTGGTCGCGGCCCATTCGTTGCGCGGCCTCTCGGACACCCGCACCCCGATGCTGCTGGCAATCTTCGGCTACTGGTGCGTCGGCCTGCCGACCGCTTACGTGCTCGGCTTCGTCTTAGACCTGCGCGGCGTCGGGGTCTGGCTGGGACTTGCGACCGGCCTCGCCTTCGTGGCGATATTGCTGGTCAGCCGCTTCGCCCTGCGCGGGCGGCTCCGACTGATGAAGCCCTCCGCCGTCTAG
- a CDS encoding FG-GAP repeat domain-containing protein — MAFIDYDGDRDLDLIRGRMGDLGAKRADFPLLAFANDGAGRFTAAAGVIPSISGANAFDIEVADFNGDDRQDLFVASRGGPDRLLLGRK; from the coding sequence GTGGCCTTCATCGACTATGATGGGGATCGGGACCTCGACCTGATCCGCGGCCGCATGGGCGACCTGGGGGCGAAGCGTGCGGATTTTCCGCTGCTGGCCTTTGCCAATGACGGCGCGGGCCGTTTCACTGCAGCTGCGGGCGTCATTCCATCGATTAGCGGCGCCAATGCCTTCGATATCGAGGTTGCCGATTTCAACGGCGACGACCGGCAAGACCTCTTCGTTGCCAGCCGCGGCGGACCGGACCGGCTGCTGCTGGGGCGCAAATGA
- the motA gene encoding flagellar motor stator protein MotA encodes MRLIIGIVVIFASVIGGYVAMGGHLEVLIQPFEAVIILGAAFGAYIIGNTGPVLKQTASIFGILFRGPRYDKAAYVELLGLQFTLFKLVQAKGVLALEPHIEDPDNSSIFQRFPTFARNHHAVEFMCDYLRMVTLGSNVAHEMEALMDEELETHHQENERLVAAVQALADGTPALGIVAAVLGVIKTMGSISEPPEVLGHMIGGALVGTFLGVFVAYGFFGPMAQSLRNIFEAESKYFLSMKVGLLAQMSGYAPAIAVEFARKALMSEVRPTFAEIDEATANLPAS; translated from the coding sequence ATGCGTCTCATCATCGGCATTGTGGTGATCTTTGCCAGCGTCATCGGCGGCTATGTCGCCATGGGCGGGCACCTCGAAGTGCTGATCCAGCCGTTCGAGGCGGTGATCATCCTCGGGGCGGCCTTCGGCGCCTACATCATCGGCAATACCGGGCCGGTGCTGAAGCAGACGGCCAGCATCTTCGGCATCCTGTTCCGCGGGCCCCGCTACGACAAGGCGGCCTATGTCGAGTTGCTCGGGCTGCAGTTCACGCTGTTCAAGCTGGTGCAGGCCAAGGGGGTGCTCGCGCTCGAACCGCACATCGAAGACCCCGACAACTCCTCGATCTTCCAGCGCTTCCCGACCTTCGCCAGGAACCATCACGCAGTGGAGTTCATGTGCGACTACCTGCGCATGGTGACGCTCGGCAGCAACGTCGCCCACGAGATGGAAGCGTTGATGGATGAGGAACTGGAGACCCACCACCAGGAGAACGAGCGCCTCGTCGCAGCGGTACAGGCGCTGGCCGACGGGACACCGGCGCTGGGCATCGTCGCCGCCGTGCTCGGCGTGATCAAAACCATGGGTTCGATCAGCGAGCCGCCCGAGGTGCTCGGCCACATGATCGGCGGCGCGCTGGTGGGCACCTTCCTCGGCGTGTTCGTCGCCTACGGCTTCTTCGGCCCGATGGCGCAGTCGCTGCGCAACATCTTCGAGGCGGAGTCGAAATACTTCCTGTCGATGAAGGTCGGCCTGCTCGCCCAGATGTCGGGCTACGCACCGGCCATCGCCGTCGAGTTCGCCCGCAAGGCGCTGATGTCCGAAGTTCGGCCGACCTTCGCCGAAATCGACGAGGCCACCGCCAACCTGCCGGCATCGTAA